In a single window of the Subtercola sp. PAMC28395 genome:
- a CDS encoding UbiA family prenyltransferase: MVLALIAACHPGPTAAVTALSVILSITIGLAPVRVATVGAAILAGQLAIGWSNDWLDARRDVDAGRTDKPVATGAVAVSTVRTAFIVAALAVIPLSFALGIDAAAASIVLTASGLSYNLWLKKTQYSWLPYVVSFGLLPMVVTLAATPPAVAAWWVVATGSLLGLAAHFANVLPDLEDDRAAGVNGLPHRLGRVGSGLVAFGSLLLASVMVTFGGLLMPAAGGAPGAPSRYSDATVAAAAPSLLGLIGFAIGLVIAAFGVWLVLTRPPSRLLFQLIIASALIDVVLLDLSGSRLIA, translated from the coding sequence GTGGTGCTGGCCCTGATCGCCGCGTGTCACCCCGGCCCGACTGCTGCGGTCACCGCTCTCTCGGTCATTCTCTCCATCACGATCGGCCTCGCGCCTGTTCGCGTTGCCACCGTGGGTGCTGCGATCCTGGCCGGCCAACTCGCAATCGGCTGGTCGAACGACTGGCTGGATGCCCGGCGCGACGTCGATGCCGGCAGAACCGACAAGCCCGTGGCAACCGGGGCCGTCGCCGTCTCGACCGTGCGCACGGCGTTCATCGTGGCCGCACTGGCGGTCATCCCGCTGTCGTTCGCACTGGGTATCGACGCTGCTGCAGCGAGCATTGTTCTGACGGCCTCGGGGCTCTCGTACAACCTGTGGCTGAAGAAGACGCAGTACTCGTGGCTGCCGTACGTGGTGAGTTTCGGGTTACTGCCGATGGTGGTCACGCTCGCAGCGACTCCCCCGGCCGTTGCGGCGTGGTGGGTGGTCGCGACGGGCTCCCTGCTCGGGCTCGCTGCCCATTTTGCGAATGTGCTTCCCGACCTCGAGGACGACCGGGCCGCAGGGGTGAACGGGCTGCCGCACCGACTGGGTCGCGTCGGGTCTGGCCTGGTGGCGTTCGGTTCGCTTCTTCTGGCCTCGGTGATGGTCACGTTCGGCGGCCTGTTGATGCCAGCCGCCGGAGGTGCGCCGGGCGCACCCTCCCGTTACAGCGATGCGACAGTCGCCGCTGCTGCACCCAGCCTTCTCGGCCTCATCGGCTTTGCCATCGGGCTGGTGATCGCGGCGTTCGGAGTATGGCTGGTGCTGACCCGACCACCGAGCAGGCTGCTGTTCCAGCTGATCATCGCCAGCGCGCTGATCGACGTGGTGCTGCTTGACCTGTCGGGTTCACGCCTCATCGCCTGA
- a CDS encoding sulfate/molybdate ABC transporter ATP-binding protein, whose amino-acid sequence MTFTIRARVDARGFDLELTVADGETVAVLGPNGAGKSTLLAIAAGLLTPDSGRATLDGQTLFDLPGTRRGASVTATTTSVTTATDVTRGGGAAPRSVWIAPHARSISLLAQEALLFPHLSVLDNVAFGPRSLGLSIREARRSAIRWLDEVDARDLAARRPTELSGGQAQRIALARALASEPSLLLLDEPLSALDVAVAPTLRRTLRRVLEGRSAIIVTHDILDAYLLADTVVIVEDGRIVEQGSTAEVFERPRSGFAADLVGLVVVRSDGETRAVRPSAVTLSLAEPVLHADRTVLMGQIRDIEPRGDVVRVHSESVAADLHPRLAAELDLVAGQRAWFSFVTADAVAYTGAPTAG is encoded by the coding sequence GTGACCTTCACGATTCGAGCGCGAGTGGATGCCCGGGGCTTCGACCTCGAATTGACCGTGGCCGATGGCGAAACGGTCGCCGTCCTCGGGCCGAACGGCGCCGGCAAGTCGACGCTGCTCGCCATCGCAGCAGGACTCCTCACGCCCGACAGCGGCCGTGCCACACTCGACGGCCAGACGCTCTTCGACCTGCCAGGCACGCGCAGAGGTGCCTCTGTCACTGCAACAACCACCAGCGTCACCACCGCCACCGACGTCACCCGGGGCGGCGGCGCTGCCCCTCGCTCTGTGTGGATCGCTCCGCATGCCCGCAGTATCTCGCTGCTGGCACAGGAGGCGCTGCTCTTCCCGCACCTCAGCGTGCTCGACAATGTCGCGTTCGGCCCGCGCAGCCTCGGGCTCAGCATCCGCGAGGCCCGCCGCTCGGCGATTCGCTGGCTCGACGAAGTGGATGCCCGTGACCTCGCTGCGCGCAGGCCGACCGAACTCTCGGGGGGTCAGGCCCAGCGCATCGCCCTCGCTCGTGCGCTGGCGTCGGAGCCTTCGCTGCTTCTCCTCGACGAACCGCTCTCCGCCCTCGATGTGGCAGTGGCGCCGACTCTCCGCAGAACACTCCGGAGGGTTCTCGAGGGCCGCAGTGCCATCATCGTCACCCATGACATCCTCGATGCCTATCTGCTCGCCGATACGGTCGTGATCGTCGAAGACGGGCGCATCGTCGAACAGGGTTCGACGGCCGAGGTGTTCGAACGGCCCCGGAGCGGTTTCGCCGCTGACCTCGTCGGTCTCGTGGTGGTGCGAAGTGACGGCGAGACGCGTGCGGTCCGGCCCTCGGCGGTGACGCTGTCGCTGGCCGAACCTGTGCTGCACGCCGACAGAACCGTGCTGATGGGCCAGATTCGAGACATCGAACCGCGCGGTGACGTCGTGCGTGTGCACTCCGAGAGTGTGGCTGCCGACCTCCACCCACGGCTCGCTGCAGAGCTCGACCTCGTTGCCGGGCAGCGGGCGTGGTTCAGCTTCGTGACGGCCGACGCGGTGGCATACACGGGTGCCCCGACCGCCGGTTGA